CGCCCCCGCCCCCGTAGCCGGCCCGTACGACGCGGCGCTCGAGGCGGCGGTCGACGCCCTGGACGCGGGCGACCTCGGCGGCGCCATCCAGGCGTACAAGAACGTCCTCTCCGACGACCCGGGCAACTCCGAGGCCAAGCTCGGCCTCGCGCAGGCGGAACTGCTGTCCCGGGTACGCGAGATGGACCCGCAGAAGGTGCGTCAGGACGCCGCCGACCGCCCCGACGACGTGCGCTCGCAGATCGCCGCGGCGGATCTGGACCTCGCCGGCGGCCATGTGCAGGACGCGTTCGGCCGGCTGGTCGAGGCGGTGCGCAGGACCGCGGGCGAGGACCGCGACGCCGCGCGGCTGCGGCTGCTGGAGCTGTTCGAGGTGATCGGCCCGGACGACCCGCGGGTGACGGCGGCGCGCACGGCACTGGCGAGGGTCCTCTTCTGACGGTGCCGGGACCGGGTTGCGGCATCCGGGTTCCGTGACGCGCCTCCGGCGGGGCGGCCGCCCCGCCGGAGGCGCGGACCAAGTCGGCGGAACAGTGACGACATCGGCCCTGCTTTACCGAAAATTGGTAAAGCGCGGCCGCTGTTACTCGCAGTAAATCAGGGGCATTGTTCTGTCCTCTTTTCGGCGTGAACCTCCCCGTCTGGCGAGCCCTGCCGGGGCACCCTGTGTGGCCGGACGGCGGCATCCCGTCGTGGTGTGGTTATCGGTCCGTTACTAGCGAGTAACGAACCCCCTTGTGCCCCGGCGCGTAATGCACCACGATCGGCCACGCTCGGTCCATCACCGCATCCCGCCCGGCAGCCAGCCGCGTACCGCGGTCCTGGGTCCCCACCGGGCCGGCCGGCGGCAGAGGCGCCGGCCGCGGACAGGGGGGTTCCTGCCTCGCCGGCAGGGCCTGTCCGACGAGGTCGCGCGAAGGCGTGGCCAGTGGTTGTCGCTCGGGGGTGATCGCCGGTGATATGGACGCGGCTCGCGCCAGAGGCACAGGCGCTCTCCTTCCCGAGGACGTAGCACTTCTCCCATCCCAGGGCGGACTTGAGGGTCCGCGCCGGAGATGTACGTCCGAGAAGGAGGAAACTTATGTCCCAGGTTCGTGGTGGGACCAGATGGAAGCGGTTCGCCGTCGTCATGGTGCCGTCCGTGGCCGCGACGGCCGCGATCGGTGTGGGCCTGGCCCAGGGTGCGCTGGCGGCGTCGTTCAGCGTCTCCGGCCAGAGCTTCAAGGTGACGGCGGACGCGCTGGACGGCAAGGACTTCCTGCAGTACGGAAGCCTCGCCCAGGGCACCGACCTCAAGGGCAACAAGACGGCTCACCCCGTCGCGGTGTCGGCCTTCGGGTCCGCAACGATCACCAACATGTGCCAGTCGGTCGTCACCCCTGACGTCCCGATCTTCGGCAACGTCAGCCTCGAGCTGCGTGCCGGTGGCAAGGGCACGCCGGTCGAGGCGGAGAACCTGTACCTGGACGTGGCCTCGCTCGAGGCGAACGCCACGTTCAAGAACATCGACATCGGCGTCGCCGCCGGCGACAAGAACAACAAGCCGGGCATCCAGCCGGGCACGCAGGCGAACCCCTTCGGATTCGCCCAGCGTGCCGAGGAGGCCCACCTGACCAAGGTCAAGCAGACGGCGTGGGCGACCACCGCCGGCACCTTCAAGCTGAGCGGTCTCAGCATGAAGCTGCACAAGGGCGTCAAGGAGTGCTACTAAGCACTCGCCAGGGCGGACGGGAACGCCGGCAGGCGGGTCCGTCCGCCCGATCCTCCCCACTTTCTTCGAGCAACACCGGTTCCAGGGAGCTGTTTTCCATGAGCGCCGAGTCCCCGGGGCAGCAGAACGAGCACTTTCTCCGAGTCATCAAGCGGCGTTTCCGCGACTGGCGCGGTCAGCGGCCTTTCTGGGCCGGACTGTTGACCATCCTCGGCGGCATTCCGATCGCCTACTTCCCTTACGCAAGCCTCAAGATCGGCCATATGACGCTGGCCATGGCCACGACGGCGGGTGCGGGCTCGCTGATCATCGGCGTACTTCTGGTGACGCTGGGCCTGACCATGTGGTTCCACCACATCGTCCGGGTGTTCGCCGGTGTCGCCTCGATCCTGCTGGCCCTGGTCTCCCTCCCGGTGTCCAACGTCGGCGGCTTCCTCATCGGCTTCCTGCTCGCCCTGATCGGAGGCGCCCTGTCGATCGCCTGGGCACCGGGCAAGGGCGAGACGGAGGAGGCACCGGGCCCGTCCGCGCCGGCGGACGGCCGGGACGTGCCGCTGGTACCGGGTCCGCAGGTGGGCGACGGCACCATCACGCAGAAGACCGGTGTCCATGTGGACGGGGGGAGGAACAGTGCGGGGTGATCAGACGGAGGCGGAGGCGGGCCTCGGTCCCGGCGGGCGGAAGCCCGGAGGACCGCGCCACGCCGCCCCCCGGAAGAGACTGCTCACGAAGCTCCAGATACCCGCCGGCAAGGCGATGGCCATCGCCGCCATGCCGACCGCGGTCTTCGTGGGCATGGGCCTGACGCCGAAGCTGGCGCTGGCCGACGACAAGCAGGAGTTCCCGTTCGCCCCCGGCCCGTGCGTGACCCGCTCGGACGAACCGGAGGAGCCGGAGGCGTCGCCGTCCGCCTCTCAGTCGGAGCAGCCGTCCGAGCAGGAGACGGACAAGCCCGAGCCGTCCCCGAGCGGTTCCGCCGACGAGCGGACCGATGAGCCGGAGCCCGGCGGGAGCCCTTCCGCCTCCGCGCCCGGCCGCACCGACGACCCGCCCGCGCAGGGCGACCCGTCCCCGGCACCCACCCCGAGCGAGTCCGAGACCCGGAACCCGCTCGACCCGCTGGGCGTCGGCGACGCCGTCAAGGACCTCCTCGACGGCCCCGACGAGGAGCGGGAGACCACCCCGGCGGCGAGCGAGACCACCGCGTCCGCCGAGGAGCAGCCGAAGGCGCCCGAGGAGCCGTCGAAGTCGGCCGAAGGCGCCGCCTCGAAGCCCTTGGACGAGCTGTCCGAGAAGCCCGCCGACCTGGTCGAGGATGTGGCGGACGCGGCCGACGAGGCCGTGGACAGGACCAAGGAAGCCATCAGGGACGCCGCCGAGCAGGCCGGCGCCGAGGTGGAGGAACTGGACGACAAGGTCAAGGGTCTCGACCCGGTCGAGGACGAGGACATCCCCGAGGGCGCCGACGGCAAGCCCCGCTTCCCGTGCCCGACCGCCGACCCGGAGGCACTCGCCAACGCCAAGGCGGAGCCCGGCATCCCGGCGCTCCCCGACGAGCCGTGGGTGCTGCAGAGCTCCCGGCTCACCCTGACGGGGCTCGACTACAAGGGCATCGTCGAGGTGCGGACCGGCAGCGGCAAGATCAAGAAGGTGCTGAAGTTCACCGCGTCGGGCGTGGACATCAAGGACCTCCACCAGCTGGTGCAGGGTCCCAACGGCACCACCACCCACGTCCAGGCGCAGCGCGGCTCAACCTCCACCATCCGCAACGGCACGGTGACCATGTACACGGAGGAGCTGAAGGGCAACCTCTTCGGCATCATCCCCGTCACGTTCAGCCCGAAGACCCCACCGCCGCTGAACGTCCCGTTCGCCATGTTCACCGACGTGAAGGTGACCCAGGCCGGCCAGTTCGGCGGCACACTGACCGTGCCGGGCCTGCACAACTACATCACCGACTAGAACGCCACCCGATTCTTCCGGGAGCCGCGGAAGAAGGCTGCGGGCCGCGCCCTCGCGGGGGCGCGGCCCGCAGCCGTTCAGCAGCCCGCCGACACGGTGCGGGACCACCGGCGTGACGCCTACGACGTCGATCACCTCGGCCCGACGACGGTGCGCTGATCGTGGACGAGACCCGCTTCGTGAAGAAGGGCCGGGCTACGCCGGCCGGCCCGGACCCCGACGCCTGTGGGCCGCGCCCCCTCGCGGGAGTGCGGCCCACAGGCGTGAGTGGTCGGGCCCGGTCAGGCCGGGTGCTTGTCGCCGCCCAGGTGGTGCACCCGGACCATGTTCGTGGTGCCGGGGACGCCCGGAGGGGAGCCCGCAGTGATGATCATGGTGTCGCCCTCGCTGTAGCGCTGGAGCTTCAGCAGTGCGGCGTCCACGAGGTCGACCATCGCGTCCGTGGTCTCCACGAACGGGGCGATGAAGGGCTCGACGCCCCAGCTCAGGGTGAGCTGGTTGCGGGTGGACTCGTCCGTGGTGAAGGCCAGGATCGGCTGCTCCGCGCGGTAGCGGGAGAGGCGGCGCGCGGTGTCGCCGGACTTGGTGAAGGCGACCAGGGCCTTGCCGCCGAGGAAGTCGGCGATCTCGGCGGCGGCGCGGGCCACCGAACCGCCCTGGGTGCGCGGCTTCTTGCCGGGGACCAGGGGCTGCAGGCCCTTGGAGAGGAGCTCCTCCTCCGCCGCGCTGACAATCTTGGACATGGTCTTGACGGTCTCGATCGGGTACGCGCCCACCGAGGACTCGGCCGAGAGCATGACCGCGTCGGCGCCGTCCAGGATGGCGTTGGCGACGTCGGAGGCCTCGGCGCGGGTCGGGCGGGAGTTGGTGATCATCGACTCCATCATCTGGGTGGCGACGATCACCGGCTTGGCGTTGCGCCGGCACAGCTCGATCAGCCGCTTCTGCACCATCGGGACCCGCTCCAGGGGGTACTCGACGGCCAGGTCGCCGCGCGCCACCATCACGCCGTCGAAGGCCATGACGACGTCCGCCATGTTCTCCACGGCCTGCGGCTTCTCCACCTTGGCGATGACGGGGACCCGGCGGCCCTCCTCGTCCATCACCTTGTGGACGTCCTTGACGTCGTCGGCGTTCCGCACGAAGGAGAGCGCGACCAGGTCGCAGCCCATGCGCAGCGCGAAACGCAGGTCCTCGACGTCCTTCTCGGACAGGGCGGGGACGTTCACGGCCGCGCCGGGCAGGTTGATGCCCTTGTGGTCGGAGATGACGCCGCCCTCGATGACGACCGTCTTCACCCGCGGCCCCTCGACCTCGACCGCGCGCAGCTCGACGTTGCCGTCGTTGATCAGGATCTGGTCGCCCTTGGAGACGTCGCCGGGCAGCCCCTTGTAGGTCGTGCCGCAGATCGACTTGTCGCCCGGGACGTCCTCGGTGGTGATCGTGAACTCGTCACCGCGGACCAGCTCGACCGGTCCCTCGGCGAAGGTCTCCAGACGGATCTTCGGGCCCTGGAGGTCGGCGAGCACGCCCACGGCGCGGCCGGTCTCCGCCGCCGCGCGGCGGAGGCGGTCGTACCGCTCCTGGTGCTCTGCCTGGGTCCCGTGGCTCATGTTGAAACGGGCCACGTTCATGCCGGCCTCGATGAGCGCTTTCAGCTGCTCATAGGAGTCGACGGCGGGGCCCAGCGTGCAGACGATTTTGGAACGGCGCATAGGGCGGATCCTATCGGTTTGTTTCTACGCGGAATATTCCGTCTGGTGGAATGTACAAATGGGCGCCGGGTCGCTCAGTCGTTGCTTCCTCACATCGCTGCCGCACCTCTCTCAGGCCTCCGGGTCGCCGCCCCGGCGGTCCGCGGCGACCAGCGCGAATGTCTGCCCGGCGATCTCCAGTTCCTCGTCGGTCGGCACCACGGCGACCGTCACCCGCGCGTAGTCGGGCGAGACCACGCGCGGCTCGTCCGACCGTACGGCGTTCAGGTCCGCGTCCACCACGAGCCCCAGCTCCTCCAGGCCGGCGACGGCAGCCTCCCGCACCGGGGCGGAGTTCTCGCCGACCCCAGC
The Streptomyces tirandamycinicus DNA segment above includes these coding regions:
- a CDS encoding DUF6114 domain-containing protein, which translates into the protein MSAESPGQQNEHFLRVIKRRFRDWRGQRPFWAGLLTILGGIPIAYFPYASLKIGHMTLAMATTAGAGSLIIGVLLVTLGLTMWFHHIVRVFAGVASILLALVSLPVSNVGGFLIGFLLALIGGALSIAWAPGKGETEEAPGPSAPADGRDVPLVPGPQVGDGTITQKTGVHVDGGRNSAG
- the pyk gene encoding pyruvate kinase, with the translated sequence MRRSKIVCTLGPAVDSYEQLKALIEAGMNVARFNMSHGTQAEHQERYDRLRRAAAETGRAVGVLADLQGPKIRLETFAEGPVELVRGDEFTITTEDVPGDKSICGTTYKGLPGDVSKGDQILINDGNVELRAVEVEGPRVKTVVIEGGVISDHKGINLPGAAVNVPALSEKDVEDLRFALRMGCDLVALSFVRNADDVKDVHKVMDEEGRRVPVIAKVEKPQAVENMADVVMAFDGVMVARGDLAVEYPLERVPMVQKRLIELCRRNAKPVIVATQMMESMITNSRPTRAEASDVANAILDGADAVMLSAESSVGAYPIETVKTMSKIVSAAEEELLSKGLQPLVPGKKPRTQGGSVARAAAEIADFLGGKALVAFTKSGDTARRLSRYRAEQPILAFTTDESTRNQLTLSWGVEPFIAPFVETTDAMVDLVDAALLKLQRYSEGDTMIITAGSPPGVPGTTNMVRVHHLGGDKHPA
- a CDS encoding DUF6230 family protein encodes the protein MSQVRGGTRWKRFAVVMVPSVAATAAIGVGLAQGALAASFSVSGQSFKVTADALDGKDFLQYGSLAQGTDLKGNKTAHPVAVSAFGSATITNMCQSVVTPDVPIFGNVSLELRAGGKGTPVEAENLYLDVASLEANATFKNIDIGVAAGDKNNKPGIQPGTQANPFGFAQRAEEAHLTKVKQTAWATTAGTFKLSGLSMKLHKGVKECY